The genomic region AGATTGGATCCCTTTTTTCCATTCTAGATTTCCCTCTCTTCTTTAATTAGTTACCTGCTTGATAACGTGGAAACGCTGTGATATCTCGAGATAATATTTTCCCATCAGGAAGGTAAATATAGCCATCAGAATATACTTCATAGTCTCCTTTTTCTCCTGGGAAGATATAAGTCTTACCAACCAGACCATAGTCGAAATCAATCACATCGTCAGTTACTGCTTCTATCAAAATAGTATAAGCTTCCTCTAAATTATTAGGATAGAGCGGGTTTGTTTCAGGATCAATCTCATCTTTTTTGTCTTCATTGCTTGGGAAGCTATTAGGATTACGATTAATGGACTCTCCTGAAGGGAGTTGAATGAGCCCATCTAAGAGGACAGTGTATTTTCCACTACTAACAGGGAATATATAACCGTTATTCTCGCTTTCTATGTATCCTTCTTCAAAATAAATAGTATCATCACTGACTGTATTTTGTAATATCTGTGCTGCTTCTTCAATATCTCTGATATATAAATCACGTTCATCTAGAGTAGAAGATGAACGATCGTCAGAGCTTTCTTCTGATGACTGAAGCTCGCTACTTTCTATTACTATTTGCTGACTACTCTCTTCTGAGGAAGTAGTCTCTTCACTAGAAATTTGCAAGCTACTCATACTTACAGATGAGCTTTCTTTACTAGATTGGTCAGTTTCACCACCCAATGAACCACATCCCACTAAAATACTGGTCGCAAATAAGAGAGCTAATTTTTTATTCATCATGTTGTCCCCTTTCTAATAAAAAATAATTTGTTCGAAATTAATTATTGCTATATTGTTATTTTACTACTCTTCTCACTCGATGTATAATTATCTATTGAGCATTACTGTTAGTAATATACGTCCACATTTATGTATAAATAATAGTTGTTTATTTTTTATTTTTTCTATAAACTATGCTTGTATAAATTTGTGTTAGTTTTTAGTCATTCACTCTTTGCTAAGTGCTCACACCTCCCCTCAGTTTCTGACCAAGCCATTCCCTCCTGTCACAAGGATAGCCAATTCGGTAATGTGTAAGCGTTATCAATACGGCTGTTACTACTATAATTCTGAAGATGGGGGAATAAGAAATGAGCCAAACAAATAAAGCAACCCCACGAGTCGTTGATGGTGCGACTTATGTATCGGATAAATATTGGTGGAAAACAGTCGCTTTGTTTTTTATCGGTTGGGTGTTAATGTATGCGGATCGAACCATTTTAAACCCGATTATGCCGCAAATTGCAGAAGAGTTTAATTTGAGTAATACGCAACTGGGTTTAGTGAGCAGTGTCTTCTTCTTAACATACGCCATTACACAAATTCCTTTTGGTGTCATTGGTGACAAATATGGTAGAAAACTGGTTATTGCGATTGGATTCGTTTTTATGGGTATCGCAACATTCTTTAGTGGTATTCTTTCAGGATTTGGTATGTTCATGATCTTCAGAGCTCTGACTGGGATGGGTCAAGGATCCTATTATGGTCCGCAGTATGCCCTGTCAACGGAAGCCATTCCAACGAAACATTTAACGCTGGGAAATGCTATTATAAATAGCGGGATGGCATTGGGAACTTCTGGTGGGTATTTGATTTCCAGTAAATTAGTCTTAGAAAATGGTGAACATTGGACGCTTCCTTTTAAAATTATGGCGATCCCTACCGTCATCGTTGGATTCTTATTCTTTTTCCTATTAAAAGAAAAAGTCGTACGTCCAGAGGATCAAAATGTTTCTACTGAAAATGATCACATCGTTTCTGAATCCATTAAAAAAGTATCTGTGGCTTCTATTTTTAGAAATCGAAATTTAGTTCTAACCTTTATCATGTGTTTTTGTTCCATCTACGGCTTTTATGTTGTTTTAACATGGTTACCACAATTCTTACAAGTAGAGCGTGGATTTGAAGGTACTCGGGTTGGTTTTATCTCCTCTCTCGTACCATGGGCTTCCATCCCTGGAGCATTAATATTCGCTTTCCTGTCCGATAAAGTGAAACGGACAAAATTATTTATTTTTATTTTAGTTCCTGTTGCGGCAATCTCTATTTTTGCGATTGCGTTTGTAACAAGCCAAACCTTATTAATTATTGCATTAATTGCCTACGGCTTAACTGGGAAATTGGCAATAGACCCCATACTCGTGGCATTCGTTTCTAAAAATGCACCAAAAGGTTCTTTATCGACTGCCTTAAGTGCGTATAATTTTATAGGCATGTCGAGTTCAATTTTAGCGCCATTCCTAACCGGATTTATTTCAGATCAATTCGGATCTATGCAGCTCGGCTTTTATTTAGCCGCGGCACTCTTACTATTTGGGATGATCGTTTTCAGCTTTGTTAGAGAAGACGAAGTCGTTGCTTTTAAATAGTATAGAGATTAAAAATATTTTCGTCATAGAAAAAACTCTAAGTTAATACTTTTACAGTAACGACGTAGAGTTTTTTTCACTTTTATGTTTAGCTGAAGATCACCACATCTATATATCCATAGTCTTGGCTAATTCGATAAACTTTACTTGTGTATCATTTTTAAAGTCTTCCAAATAAAAACTTTGGATATTAATATTGGTATGGCACTTCACATGGTATGAGCTTTTTTCTGTGTCAAATATAGAGGTATAAAGGGTTTCATCTTTATGCTTTTCAATTGGGTCAATGATAGCTCCTTCTGGAATATCAAATTGTGATAAAATGCGAAAACCTTGAAGAATTGCGGCATGACGGTCTAAGTTTTTATCCGTATTTGAAACATAGTAGGCAGCACGTACAAATCTCGAAGGAGGTGTAAAATCGCCAGGCAAGCTCAGCATCTCCGTTCCTTCACCAAATTGTGTGATTTTCGTTCCATTTATATACGCTTCTTTTGTATTTTCTGGTTTCAAATTAATAAAATTCTTCAGATTTGTTTGATGCCATGGAAAATTCGGCGCATTTGTTAAAACACCATAAGGGTTGTCATAAGCAATTAGTTTTCCGTTTTTTGGTTCTAAAACAAGTTTATTACCGTCCGTATCCATAAAAAAGAAATGGTTGGCTGAAGACTCTTGGTCGAGAATTTTTTCAACTAAGTTTATTTTTTTTGCTTCTTTTCTAACTTCTTCGATACTTTTGCATCTGGTTAGGAGAAAGTCAAAAGCATGGGAAGTTGTTGTATTTATCATACCCGTTACTTTTTCTTTTGAAAAACTTGCGTAGCCGGGAAAGAAATTATTAGAACCCATTAATCCCGCCTCGTTAATACCATCTCCGAAAGAAATGATTTCAAAAAAACCAGATCCTAGCGTATTGTATGTCGATTCGTAGATTTGAGTATCGGTTTCAACGATTTGATAGCCTTTAGGAACAAAAAGGACCTTATTGTCCAACACCACTCCTAGTTCCAAAGTCCGACCAAAAACCTGACCATTGTTATGAGA from Jeotgalibaca dankookensis harbors:
- a CDS encoding MFS transporter, which gives rise to MSQTNKATPRVVDGATYVSDKYWWKTVALFFIGWVLMYADRTILNPIMPQIAEEFNLSNTQLGLVSSVFFLTYAITQIPFGVIGDKYGRKLVIAIGFVFMGIATFFSGILSGFGMFMIFRALTGMGQGSYYGPQYALSTEAIPTKHLTLGNAIINSGMALGTSGGYLISSKLVLENGEHWTLPFKIMAIPTVIVGFLFFFLLKEKVVRPEDQNVSTENDHIVSESIKKVSVASIFRNRNLVLTFIMCFCSIYGFYVVLTWLPQFLQVERGFEGTRVGFISSLVPWASIPGALIFAFLSDKVKRTKLFIFILVPVAAISIFAIAFVTSQTLLIIALIAYGLTGKLAIDPILVAFVSKNAPKGSLSTALSAYNFIGMSSSILAPFLTGFISDQFGSMQLGFYLAAALLLFGMIVFSFVREDEVVAFK
- a CDS encoding linear amide C-N hydrolase; translation: MCTTIGFSHNNGQVFGRTLELGVVLDNKVLFVPKGYQIVETDTQIYESTYNTLGSGFFEIISFGDGINEAGLMGSNNFFPGYASFSKEKVTGMINTTTSHAFDFLLTRCKSIEEVRKEAKKINLVEKILDQESSANHFFFMDTDGNKLVLEPKNGKLIAYDNPYGVLTNAPNFPWHQTNLKNFINLKPENTKEAYINGTKITQFGEGTEMLSLPGDFTPPSRFVRAAYYVSNTDKNLDRHAAILQGFRILSQFDIPEGAIIDPIEKHKDETLYTSIFDTEKSSYHVKCHTNINIQSFYLEDFKNDTQVKFIELAKTMDI